The following coding sequences are from one Verrucosispora sp. WMMD573 window:
- a CDS encoding acyl-CoA dehydrogenase family protein produces MAAEQSFDAYRLPEEHEAIREAVREVCAAKVAPHAAEADETGEFPKASYDALRAADFHAPHIPVEYGGAGADALATAIVIEEVARACASSSLIPAVNKLGTMPLLLAGSDDLKRRYLTPVASGEAMFSYCLSEPEAGSDAAAMTTRAVRDGDHWVLNGVKRWITNAGVSEFYTVFAATDPTARSRGISAFVVEKSDPGVSFGAPEKKLGIKGSPTREVYLDNVRIPADRMIGAEGTGFATAMKTLDHTRVTIAAQAVGIAQGALDYAKGYVAERRQFGKAVAEFQGVQFMLADMGMKLEAARQLTYAAAGRSERGDADLTYFGAAAKCFASDAAMEITTDAVQLLGGYGYTRDYPVERMMRDAKITQIYEGTNQVQRIVMARQLLKG; encoded by the coding sequence ATGGCCGCAGAGCAGTCGTTCGACGCGTACCGCCTGCCGGAGGAGCACGAGGCGATCCGGGAAGCGGTGCGTGAGGTCTGTGCGGCCAAGGTGGCTCCGCACGCCGCCGAGGCCGATGAGACAGGTGAGTTCCCGAAGGCGTCGTACGACGCGCTACGTGCCGCCGACTTCCACGCACCGCACATCCCGGTCGAGTACGGCGGGGCCGGCGCGGACGCGCTGGCCACGGCAATCGTGATCGAGGAGGTCGCGCGGGCCTGCGCCTCGTCGTCGCTGATCCCGGCGGTGAACAAGCTGGGCACGATGCCGCTGCTGCTGGCCGGCTCCGACGATCTCAAGCGCCGGTACCTGACTCCGGTCGCCAGCGGCGAGGCGATGTTCTCGTACTGCCTCTCCGAGCCGGAGGCGGGCAGCGACGCGGCCGCGATGACCACCCGGGCGGTACGTGACGGCGATCACTGGGTGCTCAACGGCGTGAAGCGTTGGATCACCAACGCCGGTGTCTCGGAGTTCTACACCGTCTTCGCGGCGACCGACCCCACCGCCCGGTCCCGGGGCATCTCCGCCTTCGTGGTCGAGAAGTCCGATCCGGGGGTGAGCTTCGGCGCGCCCGAGAAGAAGTTGGGCATCAAGGGCTCCCCGACCCGCGAGGTCTACCTGGACAACGTCCGGATCCCGGCGGACCGGATGATCGGCGCCGAGGGCACCGGCTTCGCCACCGCGATGAAGACCCTGGACCACACCCGGGTCACCATCGCCGCCCAGGCGGTGGGCATCGCGCAGGGTGCGCTCGACTACGCCAAGGGTTACGTCGCCGAGCGCCGGCAGTTCGGCAAGGCGGTCGCCGAGTTCCAGGGTGTGCAGTTCATGCTCGCCGACATGGGCATGAAACTGGAGGCGGCCCGGCAGCTGACGTACGCGGCGGCCGGCCGGTCCGAGCGTGGCGACGCCGATCTGACCTACTTCGGCGCGGCGGCGAAGTGCTTCGCCTCGGACGCCGCCATGGAGATCACCACCGACGCGGTCCAGCTGCTCGGCGGCTACGGCTACACCCGTGACTACCCGGTCGAGCGGATGATGCGGGATGCCAAGATCACCCAGATCTACGAGGGTACGAACCAGGTGCAGCGCATCGTGATGGCCCGCCAACTGCTCAAGGGCTGA
- a CDS encoding hotdog domain-containing protein, translating to MTEHPATALPGKPTSYSRVTLSRIMTAVDVNLYGTVHGGVLMKFVDDVAGAAAARHSGGTAVTAAIDEIVFSEAVRVGDLVHAYAQVNWTGQTSMEVGVRVMAERWDSADEVPVRVATAYLVFVGVEVGGAPRPVRPVLPETPEDERRWREAEIRRAHRLARRQAIQAARSEP from the coding sequence ATGACCGAGCACCCCGCCACCGCCCTGCCGGGCAAGCCGACCTCGTACTCCCGGGTAACCCTCAGCCGGATCATGACCGCTGTGGATGTGAACCTGTACGGAACGGTGCACGGCGGGGTGTTGATGAAGTTCGTCGACGACGTGGCCGGCGCGGCGGCGGCACGGCACAGCGGCGGTACGGCGGTGACTGCCGCGATCGACGAGATCGTCTTCTCGGAGGCCGTCCGGGTGGGCGACCTGGTGCACGCGTACGCCCAGGTGAACTGGACCGGGCAGACCTCGATGGAGGTCGGCGTGCGGGTGATGGCGGAGCGCTGGGACTCGGCCGACGAGGTGCCGGTGCGGGTGGCCACCGCGTACCTCGTCTTTGTCGGGGTCGAGGTTGGTGGCGCGCCCCGGCCGGTGCGTCCGGTGCTACCGGAGACGCCGGAGGACGAGCGGCGCTGGCGGGAGGCGGAGATCCGCCGCGCCCACCGGCTGGCCCGCCGTCAGGCCATCCAGGCGGCCCGCAGCGAACCCTGA
- a CDS encoding acetoacetate--CoA ligase, whose amino-acid sequence MTDVLWTPPADVLQRSRIGAYLRWLDEHRGLTFADYDALWRWSVTDLDAFWRSIWDHFGVVAHTPPTATLTDRDMPGTRWFPGATLNYAENVLRMPGRADDEPVVVAHGQTRAPVTLTAGQLREQVRRVAAGLRRLGVTTGDRVAAYAPNIPETYVLMLASASLGAIFSSCAPEFGTRSVTDRWQQIEPKILVAVDGYRYGDKPVDRRAEVAAIRAALPSLRHTVSIPYLDPDGSPADGALAWTELAAETDEPLACTPVPFDHPLYVLYSSGTTGLPKPIVHGHGGILLEHLKMLALHHDLGPADRFFWFTTTGWMMWNFLISGPAVGAAIVLFDGNPGHPDLGEMWRLAEQTGTTYCGTSAPFLLACRKAGLVPREIADLSALRGLGSTGAPLPAEGFTWVYDTVGSDLQLQSLSGGTDVCTGFVGGVPLLPVHAGEIACRALGAKVEARSPDGTPVIGELGELVITEPMPSMPVGFWNDPDGVRYREAYFDVYPGVWRHGDWITINARGGCVITGRSDATLNRGGVRLGTAEFYSVVEGLDEVVDSVVVHLEDGEGGAGELLLFVVLAEGMTLNDELRRTICRELRTALSPRHVPDEIHQVRAVPRTLSAKKLEVPVKKILTGTPVDQAAAKGALANPESLAAFATLAELRTPDRSTT is encoded by the coding sequence GTGACGGACGTGCTGTGGACGCCACCGGCGGACGTGCTCCAGCGGTCCCGGATCGGGGCTTACCTGCGTTGGCTCGACGAGCACCGGGGGCTGACGTTCGCCGACTACGACGCGTTGTGGCGGTGGTCGGTCACCGACCTGGACGCGTTCTGGCGGTCGATCTGGGACCACTTCGGCGTCGTCGCGCACACCCCGCCGACCGCCACCCTGACCGACCGGGACATGCCGGGCACCCGGTGGTTCCCTGGCGCCACCCTCAACTACGCCGAGAACGTGCTGCGGATGCCGGGACGGGCCGACGACGAGCCGGTGGTCGTGGCACACGGGCAGACCCGGGCGCCGGTCACCCTCACCGCCGGGCAACTGCGCGAGCAGGTCCGCCGGGTCGCCGCCGGGCTGCGCCGGCTCGGCGTCACCACCGGCGACCGGGTGGCGGCGTACGCCCCGAACATCCCCGAGACGTACGTGCTGATGCTGGCCAGCGCCAGCCTCGGTGCCATCTTCTCGTCCTGTGCGCCGGAGTTCGGCACCCGCAGCGTGACCGACCGGTGGCAGCAGATCGAGCCGAAGATCCTGGTCGCGGTGGACGGCTACCGCTACGGCGACAAGCCGGTGGACCGGCGCGCCGAGGTGGCCGCGATCCGGGCCGCGCTGCCGTCGCTGCGGCACACCGTCTCGATTCCCTACCTCGACCCCGACGGTTCCCCGGCGGACGGGGCACTGGCCTGGACGGAGCTGGCGGCCGAGACCGACGAACCGCTGGCCTGCACCCCGGTGCCGTTCGACCACCCGCTGTACGTGCTCTACTCCTCCGGCACCACCGGGCTGCCCAAGCCGATCGTGCACGGACACGGCGGAATTCTGCTGGAACATTTGAAGATGCTCGCCCTGCATCACGATCTCGGCCCGGCGGACCGGTTCTTCTGGTTCACCACCACCGGCTGGATGATGTGGAACTTCCTGATCTCCGGGCCGGCGGTGGGCGCGGCGATCGTGCTGTTCGACGGCAACCCCGGCCACCCTGACCTGGGCGAGATGTGGCGGCTGGCCGAGCAGACCGGCACCACGTACTGCGGCACCTCCGCGCCCTTCCTGCTGGCCTGCCGCAAGGCCGGGCTGGTCCCGCGCGAGATCGCCGACCTCTCCGCGCTGCGCGGCCTCGGCTCCACCGGCGCGCCGCTGCCCGCAGAGGGCTTCACCTGGGTGTACGACACGGTCGGCAGCGATCTTCAGCTCCAGTCGCTCTCCGGCGGCACGGACGTCTGCACCGGTTTCGTCGGCGGCGTACCGCTGCTGCCGGTGCACGCCGGTGAGATCGCCTGCCGGGCCCTGGGCGCCAAGGTGGAGGCCCGTTCTCCGGATGGCACCCCGGTCATCGGGGAACTGGGCGAGCTGGTGATCACCGAGCCGATGCCGAGCATGCCGGTAGGTTTCTGGAACGATCCGGACGGGGTCCGCTACCGGGAGGCGTACTTCGACGTCTATCCCGGGGTGTGGCGGCACGGGGACTGGATCACCATCAACGCCCGGGGCGGGTGCGTCATCACCGGCCGCTCCGATGCCACCCTCAACCGGGGCGGCGTACGGCTCGGCACCGCCGAGTTCTACTCCGTCGTGGAGGGGCTGGACGAGGTCGTCGACTCGGTGGTGGTGCACCTGGAGGACGGCGAGGGCGGCGCCGGTGAGCTGCTGCTGTTCGTGGTGCTGGCCGAGGGAATGACGCTCAACGACGAGTTGCGCCGGACGATCTGCCGCGAGCTGCGCACCGCGTTGTCCCCCCGACACGTACCCGACGAGATCCACCAGGTCCGCGCGGTGCCACGCACCCTGTCGGCGAAGAAGCTCGAGGTACCGGTCAAGAAGATCCTCACCGGTACCCCGGTCGACCAGGCCGCCGCCAAGGGCGCCCTGGCCAACCCCGAGTCCCTGGCCGCCTTCGCCACCCTGGCTGAACTTCGCACCCCGGACCGCTCCACCACCTGA
- a CDS encoding TIGR03089 family protein, producing the protein MADNIARVFTDVIATDPNRPLLTWYDDASGERTELSGATLANWVAKTANLLVDELALGPGGTAAVLLPPHWQSAAVLLGCWSAGLTVRPTGSPGADPPGEVDVLFAAADRVAEADAWSAADRYALALHPFALPLREVPAGFADYVTEVRAHGDHFTAYPPGGPDHTTLRARAAARAADLGISRGGRLLVDVDRHPDPLDWLLAPLSAGATLVLCAHPDPARLADRQSTERVTQTLR; encoded by the coding sequence ATGGCCGACAACATTGCCCGGGTCTTCACCGACGTGATCGCGACCGACCCGAACCGCCCGCTGCTGACCTGGTACGACGACGCGTCCGGCGAACGCACCGAGCTTTCCGGAGCGACCCTGGCGAACTGGGTGGCCAAGACCGCCAACCTGCTCGTCGACGAACTGGCCCTCGGGCCGGGCGGCACCGCGGCGGTGCTGCTGCCGCCACACTGGCAGAGCGCCGCCGTGCTGCTCGGCTGCTGGTCGGCCGGGTTGACGGTTCGGCCGACCGGATCGCCGGGCGCCGACCCGCCGGGCGAGGTGGACGTGCTCTTCGCCGCTGCCGACCGTGTCGCCGAGGCCGACGCCTGGTCGGCCGCCGACCGGTACGCGCTGGCGTTGCACCCGTTCGCGCTGCCGCTGCGGGAGGTACCGGCGGGCTTCGCCGACTACGTCACCGAGGTACGCGCACACGGCGACCACTTCACGGCGTACCCCCCGGGAGGGCCGGACCACACCACGCTGCGCGCCCGGGCCGCCGCCCGCGCCGCCGACCTCGGTATCTCCCGCGGCGGCCGGCTCCTCGTGGACGTCGACCGGCACCCGGACCCGCTCGACTGGCTGCTGGCCCCACTCAGCGCGGGCGCCACCCTGGTGCTCTGCGCCCACCCGGATCCGGCCCGCCTGGCCGACCGTCAATCGACGGAACGCGTAACCCAGACCCTCCGCTGA